Proteins encoded together in one Papaver somniferum cultivar HN1 unplaced genomic scaffold, ASM357369v1 unplaced-scaffold_117, whole genome shotgun sequence window:
- the LOC113329584 gene encoding uncharacterized protein LOC113329584 isoform X2, with amino-acid sequence MSLYLYAYSFVVYSHFTSKPIAIFFNRRMAGTSNTVPTFTEPINLVLFGRVGNGKSSLGNSIIRKTELKNGEAVSAKAFEAKAAESGVTSVCKMETTTLHDGQVVTVIDTPWLFDMEVGVEILKMVLAANGGKPFTNEFFEELKREASRRPETVDHNLNMFMLFQQRIAEINNADLEDERCARFT; translated from the exons ATGAGTTTGTATTTATATGCATATTCATTCGTTGTGTATTCTCATTTCACTAGCAAACCAATCGCTATTTTTTTTAATAG GAGGATGGCTGGTACTAGTAATACAGTTCCAACTTTTACCGAACCTATCAATCTAGTTCTTTTCGGCAGAGTTGGGAATGGAAAAAGTTCTCTTGGCAATAGCATCATCAGAAAGACTGAGCTCAAAAATGGTGAAGCTGTTAGTGCCAAGGCATTTGAAGCAAAGGCTGCAGAGTCTGGTGTCACAAGTGTATGCAAAATGGAGACAACTACCCTCCATGATGGCCAAGTTGTTACTGTCATTGACACTCCAT GGTTGTTTGATATGGAAGTAGGTGTAGAAATTTTAAAGATGGTTCTAGCTGCAAATGGTGGAAAGCCGTTCACAAATGAATTCTTTGAAGAGTTGAAG AGAGAAGCCTCGCGAAGACCAGAGACTGTAGATCATAATTTAAATATGTTTATGCTGTTTCAACAGAGGATAGCTGAGATAAATAACGCG GATTTAGAAGACGAACGATGTGCCAGATTTACTTGA
- the LOC113330166 gene encoding GDSL esterase/lipase At4g10955-like isoform X3, whose product MGHQTSKLEQTDNDSEQASGWKPICNGSGKASEFKKTGNDCGHASTSREKDTDQEPEQASESKQISNDFEHSGLSRLSTVDWKDERYRRSVIASLVKGVYVLKDDHLRHRKGKNALAPPWWESFGFNLLETYKDKCDWSIFGAAYEYIATSNNYHDFKTAPRYVIAFRGTSIKQDTVLRDMILNIEILVNKLHRRSRPKKAIQAVKKMVSEKGADHIWLAGHSLGAAIAMLAGKSLAKERIFLESYLYNPPFIAAPMEYIRSTMVKNGIFVSRSLITLCLAAMLQDDQERKRSENLFTTLSPWVPNLFLHPDDTICSGYISYFEQREMLESFGLENIGRLVTRHSWQGLFMNAIGEKYWSEELPLIPSANVTTSSCDFDPHRLSQWFKDDSVLDPKLYQYKADEVANLIEGANFLIENQKEPTAPSRDMQNFVSGMERANLPVATSGEGKTLVLFGRVGNGKSALGNSIFGKKEFVSKISASAVTTTCKLGTTRLDDGQVVNVIDTPDSTPALQKPSFGI is encoded by the exons ATGGGCCACCAG ACATCGAAATTGGAGCAAACAGACAATGATTCCGAACAGGCATCGGGGTGGAAGCCAATATGCAATGGTTCCGGAAAGGCATCGGAATTCAAGAAAACAGGCAATGATTGTGGACATGCATCGACATCGAGGGAGAAAGATACTGACCAGGAACCTGAACAAGCATCGGAATCGAAGCAAATAAGCAATGATTTCGAACATTCAGGACTTTCGCGCTTATCCACCGTGGATTG GAAAGATGAACGTTACCGAAGATCTGTAATCGCCAGCTTGGTGAAGGGGGTCTATGTACTGAAGGATGACCATCTAAGACACCGGAAAGGGAAAAATGCTCTCGCACCACCATGGTGGGAGTCCTTCGGTTTTAATCTATTGGAAACTTACAAGGATAAATGTGATTGGTCCATCTTCGGTGCTGCATATGAATACATAGCCACGTCCAACAACTACCATGATTTTAAAACGGCTCCAAGATATGTAATTGCTTTTAGAGGAACATCAATAAAACAAGATACTGTCCTCAGAGATATGATTTTAAACATAGAAATTTTGGTAAATAAACTTCATCGTAGGTCTCGCCCAAAAAAGGCAATACAAGCTGTCAAAAAAATGGTTTCTGAGAAAGGAGCTGACCATATCTGGTTGGCAGGGCATTCTCTGGGTGCTGCCATAGCAATGCTTGCAGGAAAAAGCCTGGCAAAGGAGCGTATTTTCCTCGAATCATATCTGTATAATCCACCATTCATTGCAGCTCCAATGGAATATATTAGAAGCACGATGGTGAAGAATGGGATCTTTGTTTCTCGGTCCTTAATCACATTATGTCTCGCAGCTATGTTGCAAGATGACCAAGAGAGGAAACGATCAGAAAATCTGTTCACGACCTTATCACCGTGGGTACCCAATCTGTTTCTGCATCCAGATGATACTATTTGCTCGGGGTACATTTCATATTTCGAACAACGAGAAATGTTGGAAAGCTTCGGACTCGAAAATATTGGGAGGTTGGTGACACGGCATTCGTGGCAGGGGCTATTTATGAATGCTATTGGAGAGAAATATTGGTCAGAAGAATTGCCATTAATTCCTTCAGCTAATGTGACTACTAGTAGTTGCGATTTTGATCCTCACAGGCTTAGTCAATGGTTCAAAGATGATTCAGTTTTAGACCCTAAGCTGTACCAATACAAAGCTGATGAAGTTGCAAATTTGATTGAAGGTGCCAATTTCCTTATAGAAAATCAAAAAGAACCCACTGCCCCATCTAGAGATATGCAAAACTTTGTTAGTGGGATGGAACGCGCCAATTTACCTGTTGCCACATCTGGAGAAGGGAAAACCTTAGTTCTGTTTGGAAGAGTTGGGAATGGGAAAAGTGCTCTTGGTAATAGCATATTTGGAAAGAAGGAATTCGTTTCAAAGATTTCTGCTTCTGCTGTCACAACCACTTGCAAATTAGGGACAACTAGGCTGGATGATGGTCAAGTTGTTAATGTCATTGACACACCAG ACAGTACTCCAGCTCTGCAAAAACCGAGTTTTGGTATTTGA
- the LOC113329584 gene encoding uncharacterized protein LOC113329584 isoform X3 has translation MAGTSNTVPTFTEPINLVLFGRVGNGKSSLGNSIIRKTELKNGEAVSAKAFEAKAAESGVTSVCKMETTTLHDGQVVTVIDTPWLFDMEVGVEILKMVLAANGGKPFTNEFFEELKREASRRPETVDHNLNMFMLFQQRIAEINNAITKRFDETIKLIMQDLEDERCARFT, from the exons ATGGCTGGTACTAGTAATACAGTTCCAACTTTTACCGAACCTATCAATCTAGTTCTTTTCGGCAGAGTTGGGAATGGAAAAAGTTCTCTTGGCAATAGCATCATCAGAAAGACTGAGCTCAAAAATGGTGAAGCTGTTAGTGCCAAGGCATTTGAAGCAAAGGCTGCAGAGTCTGGTGTCACAAGTGTATGCAAAATGGAGACAACTACCCTCCATGATGGCCAAGTTGTTACTGTCATTGACACTCCAT GGTTGTTTGATATGGAAGTAGGTGTAGAAATTTTAAAGATGGTTCTAGCTGCAAATGGTGGAAAGCCGTTCACAAATGAATTCTTTGAAGAGTTGAAG AGAGAAGCCTCGCGAAGACCAGAGACTGTAGATCATAATTTAAATATGTTTATGCTGTTTCAACAGAGGATAGCTGAGATAAATAACGCG ATTACGAAGAGATTTGATGAGACAATCAAACTGATAATGCAGGATTTAGAAGACGAACGATGTGCCAGATTTACTTGA
- the LOC113330166 gene encoding uncharacterized protein LOC113330166 isoform X1, with product MGHQTSKLEQTDNDSEQASGWKPICNGSGKASEFKKTGNDCGHASTSREKDTDQEPEQASESKQISNDFEHSGLSRLSTVDWKDERYRRSVIASLVKGVYVLKDDHLRHRKGKNALAPPWWESFGFNLLETYKDKCDWSIFGAAYEYIATSNNYHDFKTAPRYVIAFRGTSIKQDTVLRDMILNIEILVNKLHRRSRPKKAIQAVKKMVSEKGADHIWLAGHSLGAAIAMLAGKSLAKERIFLESYLYNPPFIAAPMEYIRSTMVKNGIFVSRSLITLCLAAMLQDDQERKRSENLFTTLSPWVPNLFLHPDDTICSGYISYFEQREMLESFGLENIGRLVTRHSWQGLFMNAIGEKYWSEELPLIPSANVTTSSCDFDPHRLSQWFKDDSVLDPKLYQYKADEVANLIEGANFLIENQKEPTAPSRDMQNFVSGMERANLPVATSGEGKTLVLFGRVGNGKSALGNSIFGKKEFVSKISASAVTTTCKLGTTRLDDGQVVNVIDTPGLFDLSRASDRPELYLANEVVNCMTLAKDGIHGFILVCSVKTQFSIKEEGFIHRLGKMFGEKFFDYMVVVFTGGDQLDTTFNEYISTCSSSLQTVLQLCKNRVLVFDNRTKDEVQRKNQVQQLMKFIEKIRDENRQPYKTEVFECTFSDTRVALQLYSRPT from the exons ATGGGCCACCAG ACATCGAAATTGGAGCAAACAGACAATGATTCCGAACAGGCATCGGGGTGGAAGCCAATATGCAATGGTTCCGGAAAGGCATCGGAATTCAAGAAAACAGGCAATGATTGTGGACATGCATCGACATCGAGGGAGAAAGATACTGACCAGGAACCTGAACAAGCATCGGAATCGAAGCAAATAAGCAATGATTTCGAACATTCAGGACTTTCGCGCTTATCCACCGTGGATTG GAAAGATGAACGTTACCGAAGATCTGTAATCGCCAGCTTGGTGAAGGGGGTCTATGTACTGAAGGATGACCATCTAAGACACCGGAAAGGGAAAAATGCTCTCGCACCACCATGGTGGGAGTCCTTCGGTTTTAATCTATTGGAAACTTACAAGGATAAATGTGATTGGTCCATCTTCGGTGCTGCATATGAATACATAGCCACGTCCAACAACTACCATGATTTTAAAACGGCTCCAAGATATGTAATTGCTTTTAGAGGAACATCAATAAAACAAGATACTGTCCTCAGAGATATGATTTTAAACATAGAAATTTTGGTAAATAAACTTCATCGTAGGTCTCGCCCAAAAAAGGCAATACAAGCTGTCAAAAAAATGGTTTCTGAGAAAGGAGCTGACCATATCTGGTTGGCAGGGCATTCTCTGGGTGCTGCCATAGCAATGCTTGCAGGAAAAAGCCTGGCAAAGGAGCGTATTTTCCTCGAATCATATCTGTATAATCCACCATTCATTGCAGCTCCAATGGAATATATTAGAAGCACGATGGTGAAGAATGGGATCTTTGTTTCTCGGTCCTTAATCACATTATGTCTCGCAGCTATGTTGCAAGATGACCAAGAGAGGAAACGATCAGAAAATCTGTTCACGACCTTATCACCGTGGGTACCCAATCTGTTTCTGCATCCAGATGATACTATTTGCTCGGGGTACATTTCATATTTCGAACAACGAGAAATGTTGGAAAGCTTCGGACTCGAAAATATTGGGAGGTTGGTGACACGGCATTCGTGGCAGGGGCTATTTATGAATGCTATTGGAGAGAAATATTGGTCAGAAGAATTGCCATTAATTCCTTCAGCTAATGTGACTACTAGTAGTTGCGATTTTGATCCTCACAGGCTTAGTCAATGGTTCAAAGATGATTCAGTTTTAGACCCTAAGCTGTACCAATACAAAGCTGATGAAGTTGCAAATTTGATTGAAGGTGCCAATTTCCTTATAGAAAATCAAAAAGAACCCACTGCCCCATCTAGAGATATGCAAAACTTTGTTAGTGGGATGGAACGCGCCAATTTACCTGTTGCCACATCTGGAGAAGGGAAAACCTTAGTTCTGTTTGGAAGAGTTGGGAATGGGAAAAGTGCTCTTGGTAATAGCATATTTGGAAAGAAGGAATTCGTTTCAAAGATTTCTGCTTCTGCTGTCACAACCACTTGCAAATTAGGGACAACTAGGCTGGATGATGGTCAAGTTGTTAATGTCATTGACACACCAG GGCTATTTGATTTGTCAAGAGCATCTGATAGACCTGAATTATACTTAGCAAATGAGGTGGTGAATTGCATGACTCTTGCAAAGGATGGGATCCATGGATTCATTTTGGTTTGTTCTGTGAAAACTCAGTTTTCGATTAAAGAGGAAGGTTTTATTCATAGATTAGGCAAGATGTTCGGAGAAAAGTTCTTTGATTACATGGTTGTTGTTTTTACTGGTGGTGATCAACTGGACACGACCTTCAATGAATACATATCTACGTGCTCCTCTTCTTTACAG ACAGTACTCCAGCTCTGCAAAAACCGAGTTTTGGTATTTGATAATAGGACCAAAGATGAAGTTCAGCGGAAAAATCAGGT
- the LOC113329399 gene encoding uncharacterized protein LOC113329399 isoform X2: protein MKSANFPKEDRMEGANLPVEDGTETVATSTEVKTFDRMEGASIPVEDQIETVAPSREGKTLVTGIQAVNLPIGDQIEPVATSEMKTFDRGIEGANFPTEDLMMLAAIIRDARTFVRGIQGVNFQIENQRELVVPYSEAKSLDMGVEGSNFTFKNRIEPIAPSRETETLVWGTEGANYPIENRIDPIAPSRETETWM from the exons atgaaga GTGCCAATTTCCCCAAAGAAGATCGGATGGAAGGTGCCAATTTACCTGTAGAAGATGGTACAGAAACCGTTGCCACATCTACAGAAGTAAAAACCTTCG ATAGGATGGAAGGGGCCAGTATCCCTGTAGAAGATCAGATAGAAACCGTTGCCCCATCTAGAGAAGGGAAAACCTTAGTTACGGGGATTCAAGCTGTCAATTTACCTATAGGAGATCAGATAGAACCCGTTGCCACATCAGAAATGAAAACCTTTGATAGGGGAATTGAAGGTGCTAATTTCCCTACAGAAGATCTGATGATGCTTGCTGCCATAATTAGAGATGCAAGGACCTTTGTTCGGGGGATTCAAGGTGTCAATTTCCAAATAGAAAACCAGAGAGAGCTGGTTGTCCCATATAGTGAAGCGAAAAGCTTAGATATGGGAGTGGAAGGTTCCAATTTCACTTTCAAAAATCGAATAGAGCCCATAGCCCcatcaagagaaacggaaactCTTGTTTGGGGGACCGAAGGTGCCAATTACCCTATAGAAAATCGAATAGATCCCATTGCCCCTTCTAGAGAAACGGAAACCTGGATGTAA
- the LOC113329399 gene encoding uncharacterized protein LOC113329399 isoform X1, which translates to MCIYIYSANFPKEDRMEGANLPVEDGTETVATSTEVKTFDRMEGASIPVEDQIETVAPSREGKTLVTGIQAVNLPIGDQIEPVATSEMKTFDRGIEGANFPTEDLMMLAAIIRDARTFVRGIQGVNFQIENQRELVVPYSEAKSLDMGVEGSNFTFKNRIEPIAPSRETETLVWGTEGANYPIENRIDPIAPSRETETWM; encoded by the exons atgtgtatatatatatata GTGCCAATTTCCCCAAAGAAGATCGGATGGAAGGTGCCAATTTACCTGTAGAAGATGGTACAGAAACCGTTGCCACATCTACAGAAGTAAAAACCTTCG ATAGGATGGAAGGGGCCAGTATCCCTGTAGAAGATCAGATAGAAACCGTTGCCCCATCTAGAGAAGGGAAAACCTTAGTTACGGGGATTCAAGCTGTCAATTTACCTATAGGAGATCAGATAGAACCCGTTGCCACATCAGAAATGAAAACCTTTGATAGGGGAATTGAAGGTGCTAATTTCCCTACAGAAGATCTGATGATGCTTGCTGCCATAATTAGAGATGCAAGGACCTTTGTTCGGGGGATTCAAGGTGTCAATTTCCAAATAGAAAACCAGAGAGAGCTGGTTGTCCCATATAGTGAAGCGAAAAGCTTAGATATGGGAGTGGAAGGTTCCAATTTCACTTTCAAAAATCGAATAGAGCCCATAGCCCcatcaagagaaacggaaactCTTGTTTGGGGGACCGAAGGTGCCAATTACCCTATAGAAAATCGAATAGATCCCATTGCCCCTTCTAGAGAAACGGAAACCTGGATGTAA
- the LOC113330166 gene encoding GDSL esterase/lipase At4g10955-like isoform X2, translating to MISNIQDFRAYPPWIDERYRRSVIASLVKGVYVLKDDHLRHRKGKNALAPPWWESFGFNLLETYKDKCDWSIFGAAYEYIATSNNYHDFKTAPRYVIAFRGTSIKQDTVLRDMILNIEILVNKLHRRSRPKKAIQAVKKMVSEKGADHIWLAGHSLGAAIAMLAGKSLAKERIFLESYLYNPPFIAAPMEYIRSTMVKNGIFVSRSLITLCLAAMLQDDQERKRSENLFTTLSPWVPNLFLHPDDTICSGYISYFEQREMLESFGLENIGRLVTRHSWQGLFMNAIGEKYWSEELPLIPSANVTTSSCDFDPHRLSQWFKDDSVLDPKLYQYKADEVANLIEGANFLIENQKEPTAPSRDMQNFVSGMERANLPVATSGEGKTLVLFGRVGNGKSALGNSIFGKKEFVSKISASAVTTTCKLGTTRLDDGQVVNVIDTPGLFDLSRASDRPELYLANEVVNCMTLAKDGIHGFILVCSVKTQFSIKEEGFIHRLGKMFGEKFFDYMVVVFTGGDQLDTTFNEYISTCSSSLQTVLQLCKNRVLVFDNRTKDEVQRKNQVQQLMKFIEKIRDENRQPYKTEVFECTFSDTRVALQLYSRPT from the exons ATGATTTCGAACATTCAGGACTTTCGCGCTTATCCACCGTGGATTG ATGAACGTTACCGAAGATCTGTAATCGCCAGCTTGGTGAAGGGGGTCTATGTACTGAAGGATGACCATCTAAGACACCGGAAAGGGAAAAATGCTCTCGCACCACCATGGTGGGAGTCCTTCGGTTTTAATCTATTGGAAACTTACAAGGATAAATGTGATTGGTCCATCTTCGGTGCTGCATATGAATACATAGCCACGTCCAACAACTACCATGATTTTAAAACGGCTCCAAGATATGTAATTGCTTTTAGAGGAACATCAATAAAACAAGATACTGTCCTCAGAGATATGATTTTAAACATAGAAATTTTGGTAAATAAACTTCATCGTAGGTCTCGCCCAAAAAAGGCAATACAAGCTGTCAAAAAAATGGTTTCTGAGAAAGGAGCTGACCATATCTGGTTGGCAGGGCATTCTCTGGGTGCTGCCATAGCAATGCTTGCAGGAAAAAGCCTGGCAAAGGAGCGTATTTTCCTCGAATCATATCTGTATAATCCACCATTCATTGCAGCTCCAATGGAATATATTAGAAGCACGATGGTGAAGAATGGGATCTTTGTTTCTCGGTCCTTAATCACATTATGTCTCGCAGCTATGTTGCAAGATGACCAAGAGAGGAAACGATCAGAAAATCTGTTCACGACCTTATCACCGTGGGTACCCAATCTGTTTCTGCATCCAGATGATACTATTTGCTCGGGGTACATTTCATATTTCGAACAACGAGAAATGTTGGAAAGCTTCGGACTCGAAAATATTGGGAGGTTGGTGACACGGCATTCGTGGCAGGGGCTATTTATGAATGCTATTGGAGAGAAATATTGGTCAGAAGAATTGCCATTAATTCCTTCAGCTAATGTGACTACTAGTAGTTGCGATTTTGATCCTCACAGGCTTAGTCAATGGTTCAAAGATGATTCAGTTTTAGACCCTAAGCTGTACCAATACAAAGCTGATGAAGTTGCAAATTTGATTGAAGGTGCCAATTTCCTTATAGAAAATCAAAAAGAACCCACTGCCCCATCTAGAGATATGCAAAACTTTGTTAGTGGGATGGAACGCGCCAATTTACCTGTTGCCACATCTGGAGAAGGGAAAACCTTAGTTCTGTTTGGAAGAGTTGGGAATGGGAAAAGTGCTCTTGGTAATAGCATATTTGGAAAGAAGGAATTCGTTTCAAAGATTTCTGCTTCTGCTGTCACAACCACTTGCAAATTAGGGACAACTAGGCTGGATGATGGTCAAGTTGTTAATGTCATTGACACACCAG GGCTATTTGATTTGTCAAGAGCATCTGATAGACCTGAATTATACTTAGCAAATGAGGTGGTGAATTGCATGACTCTTGCAAAGGATGGGATCCATGGATTCATTTTGGTTTGTTCTGTGAAAACTCAGTTTTCGATTAAAGAGGAAGGTTTTATTCATAGATTAGGCAAGATGTTCGGAGAAAAGTTCTTTGATTACATGGTTGTTGTTTTTACTGGTGGTGATCAACTGGACACGACCTTCAATGAATACATATCTACGTGCTCCTCTTCTTTACAG ACAGTACTCCAGCTCTGCAAAAACCGAGTTTTGGTATTTGATAATAGGACCAAAGATGAAGTTCAGCGGAAAAATCAGGT
- the LOC113329584 gene encoding uncharacterized protein LOC113329584 isoform X1, with amino-acid sequence MSLYLYAYSFVVYSHFTSKPIAIFFNRRMAGTSNTVPTFTEPINLVLFGRVGNGKSSLGNSIIRKTELKNGEAVSAKAFEAKAAESGVTSVCKMETTTLHDGQVVTVIDTPWLFDMEVGVEILKMVLAANGGKPFTNEFFEELKREASRRPETVDHNLNMFMLFQQRIAEINNAITKRFDETIKLIMQDLEDERCARFT; translated from the exons ATGAGTTTGTATTTATATGCATATTCATTCGTTGTGTATTCTCATTTCACTAGCAAACCAATCGCTATTTTTTTTAATAG GAGGATGGCTGGTACTAGTAATACAGTTCCAACTTTTACCGAACCTATCAATCTAGTTCTTTTCGGCAGAGTTGGGAATGGAAAAAGTTCTCTTGGCAATAGCATCATCAGAAAGACTGAGCTCAAAAATGGTGAAGCTGTTAGTGCCAAGGCATTTGAAGCAAAGGCTGCAGAGTCTGGTGTCACAAGTGTATGCAAAATGGAGACAACTACCCTCCATGATGGCCAAGTTGTTACTGTCATTGACACTCCAT GGTTGTTTGATATGGAAGTAGGTGTAGAAATTTTAAAGATGGTTCTAGCTGCAAATGGTGGAAAGCCGTTCACAAATGAATTCTTTGAAGAGTTGAAG AGAGAAGCCTCGCGAAGACCAGAGACTGTAGATCATAATTTAAATATGTTTATGCTGTTTCAACAGAGGATAGCTGAGATAAATAACGCG ATTACGAAGAGATTTGATGAGACAATCAAACTGATAATGCAGGATTTAGAAGACGAACGATGTGCCAGATTTACTTGA